TAATTAGTCTAACTGATACATATATCCAACACAACGGCTAGGTAGAGCTGCTGAGTGTTTGAACGCAATGGCTAGGCAGCAAAATTTACAGCGTTGTGCGGCAGCAACCAAATAGGTTCTATGTATTGTGAATACTTCAAAATACTGTGTTTTGATAAAACCATGGTATCTCATACCTACAGGTAAAATTATTGTAGTTTTCGATACTTTGGTTTATATAATACTTTTTTATCAAACACAGCCTTACTCTTATAACTTTGAAACTGCAGTTTTTGTCCTAAAACTATGTAAGTTTGTTCACATAAGGCGCCCGCGCAGCACGATGAAGCGCAATTGTCTCCGAATACGAGCATGAGTGTCTTTCCAGATGAAACAGAAAGGCGTGGGCTATTGCTTCCATATCAAAAATGCTTATATATTTCATCAACGCATAAATTACGTACCAAGTTGATGTATAAAGAGTTGTGAGTGCTACCTGCGGCTGCATACCTTTAGCATGTTGGCCAGAGCACCTGCATGGGGGCTACTGAAATTTGAAGATCGCAATATCTGGTGAGAAGATATTATCCAGCCATGGCTAACTATGGAGATACCGCTGTTTCCACACGCATTACTGCCACCAAAACATTATCCCGCTGCTATTGCTCAGCTCGAAGATGATGATACCAACTAATTGATCCAGTGGGCCGCCATTTCAGATATGCATGAAGCGTCATCTACCCAGCCATGAGGTTCAGGGGGTCCTCTCCCATCTCGCTGGGTGCAGCTGTGTTTGTACTCCACTAGGAGCTGCTAGATGAGCCGAATCCCATGCCACTGTCGTCCTAACCTCGGCAGCAGGTACGATACAGGGCCGCTTTCCGCGCTCCAGGGCTCACTCAGCTCACTGGGTTGCACTGCACTGCACTGCACCTGCATCACCATCACGCCGCGCGCCGCCATCGGGCGGACAAGCTAAGGACGACGCTTTTCTCCCGGCACGATCCTCTAGTGCGCCGCGCTGCTGTAATGCAACGGGCTGCACCAGAGAAATTTAAGCATGCCCCCATCGACCAGGGAAAAAGCATGGCGCCGTGTCCATAGGATGGCTTATTTTAGCCCGTCCACGGAAGCTCATGGCCTGATTCACTTTGTGCTCAGGGGCCTTTTCCCGTCTGCATGTAGGAGTACAAGTGGTACACGGGTACGTACTAGCAACTAGCAGTGTCATTTCATCATCAGTTTGTATGATGGTGTCAACATATATGTGGGCACATCTGCATGTATGTACAACATGAAATGGTAATTGCCGGTCTACTTTGCGATGATCATAAGCCGGTTTTATTCGACCTGTACGCCGCGGATCAGAAGTTTATGCATCACCTTCTCTCTCTCCGCGGAAAATAATAACCAACACTATAAACAAGAATGTAATTACTAGGATATAGCTAAGTCGATGGTATTGTCAGGTTAAATCTGATCATACTCGTCCGGTCCGATAAGTCCAGCTGCTCCGGAGCGCGCGCCTTCGTAGACGACGCTCGTTTTAAGCCTGTTCAGAaggtttggatgttttgttttcttcaggtGGCTCGTCGGAGTCTGTCTCGTTCAATGGATGTACTTTCATTTTGAGCTCGGCATCTCCCTTTTTGTCGTCATCATCTTCCGCCTGCTTGAAGCTGGCGAGGCAGGCCATCGTGTCGACGGCGTCCACCACGTTCTCGATCCGCGTCGATATCTCCGTCAGCAGCGACGCCACGGTGAAGAGCGGCATGGCGTCGATCAGCGACGCCTCCCCCGGCTCCCCGGCCAGGGTAAACGGGAGCTCCCGCATGTCGCCCTGCAGCTCGTGCACGGCCGTGTTCATGTCTGCCACGGCGAAGTCCAGCGTCGGGGAGGTCGTCATGTTGGCGATGGAGCTGGACGCCTCCCTCAGCACCCGCCCGCACTGCGCGCCCAGCCTCGTGCACACGTCGGCGAGGAGCCGCTTGACGTTCTCGGGGGCCTGCACCTCGGCGCCGACGCAGCTGTTGAGGGTCTCGACGCAGTACGCGCACTGGCGCATGGCGGCGCCGAGCTTGGTGTACTGGGCGTAGGGGTGGCGGAAGCCGAACTTGCCGTGCGCGGGCTCCCACCGCGCCAGGTTGGCCTGCGAGTCCTCGGACGCCTTGGAGTTGAGCACGCAATTGTAGCCCTCCGACTTGGCCTGCGCGCCCTCCTCGGCGAAGTAGTCCTCGGCGCAGCCTTccacggcggcggcgagcttctCCATGTTGCGCACCGTGAGCTGGTGCAGCTCCTGGCCGGCCCACACGGGCCAGATGAGCACGCAGACGGCGAGGCAGATGAAGATGCCGATGGCGATGGTGACCAGCCGCTGCTGCGCCAGCGCCACCAGCTCGTCCACGCGGTACCCCGACACGGCCACCAGGCTGTATGTCAGGATGAAGATGGTCACGCCGTAGTCGAACCGGGCCTTCACCGTGGGTATGAACCGCGAGAAGGTGGCTGCCGCAGCTGCACGCGCACACATAAGATAAGATAAGGTAATCAGTACGTGTGTGCACAAAGCGTGACCGGTTTACAAGTGCGCGCGAAGGGTTATAGCACCGTACGTACCAAGCAGAAAGAGGGAACCGCTGGTGATGAACGGCTCGAGCTTGTCGCCGGACTTGCTCGCCACCCAGTTCACGCCCAGCGCGAGCACGCCGGCGCTCGCCGTCGCCACGGCCCTGTTGAACCCTTTGTACACGCTGCCACCTACACGTCCATACAAGAAAATaaaatcagtgaccaacccaAGAGTACGTACGTAAAATACATGCATGCTGATTGCTGGAGATACGCGATCGATTGCTACTGATCCGTTTTTGTAATTTCCGGCGCGCGCGATCGACTTACCAACAGTATACTCGAAAATGACGACGACGGTCATGATGGCCCACATGGAAGCCCCGCCGACGCCGTCGTAGAGAGGCCTGGTGTAGTAGAAGACGGAGACCAAGGTAAGAGCGACGCCGACTTTGACGCCGTGCACCACTCTCCTCGGATCGTCGGCCCCGATCTTCCACACCTTCTTGGCGAAGCCGGACACCGTGGCTCCGAGCATGAGCACGCCGGCGACCAGCCACGCCCACGCCCTCCCGGCCGGCCCGGCCTCGTACTCCACCGTCACCGACGCGCCCTCCGGCACCGTCACCCGCCACTCCAGCCCACTCTGCGCGTCCCTCGCGGCGGCCTCCATGATCACCGGCAGAAGCAACCTCAGACGACTCTCTCCCCACTGTAAGCGTGCCAAGAAAATGCTGCCCGGCTGGCCGGCTCTAGGACTATGTATATATAGGTTGACCTCGGCGTCACTTGCTCTGTTGGGTTTATGCTGCGAGCTGACAGGAGGGAGAAGGGAAGCAACGCAACCTTCCAAGGAAGGAACGGGGGAAAGGAAAGGCTGCCGGGCGAACGATCTCCCTGTCTTGGAATGTTGTGAGACACCAGGGGGCTTGCTTATATAGGGACGGAATTTTCCGATCACTGCCCAGTGGACTTTGACGTGGGGGCCAGGCTTTGCATTTGTCAGGGTGGAGATTGGAGACGACCGACCTCGCGCACGAAAGCGTGCGTTTTTTGGCAAAGGCGGCGAGTGGATCGCCAACAGGATCATGTAATATAATGGAGGCGTGGTACTACGTACAGATCGAGTGCGGTTTTCTCATCTCATCTCATCGTCGTCGTAGTTTTGCTCGCCACAAGATCACCATCTGCTTGTCCCTCTTTCTCTCTCTGCCTGAGGTCGATCCTGAATTCGTGGTCACTGCTTCGATTAGTTACTCGTCAGTTACCGCGTCGCATCAGCAGTTTCGTCTTTGGccaattcggtccgaaacttgtaGTGCGACAAATTCGAACCGTCTAGAGATTTGCTGCTTGCGTAACTGTCAGTTACTCAAGTCTCTGAGACCGATAGGGACACTGTAAGTGACACGCATGTAGTCCGAACTTGTTGGACACAAACTCGATCGGGCGATCGATGCAGAGACCGAGACGCCATCAAGATGAGCTCGGCCCCTTTCATCCTTGAGAGTCGCGCGCAGCGGCGATGATGCATTGAGCATGGTACTACTAATAGATCTCCCGTGACGGCTTTGATCGTGTAAATCAAACGTTTACTCGAAGGAGACGGGGAGTTCAAAATTGTTGCAAGTTGCAAGGTTGTTAGCCATAGCCTTGCCCGGTTGGGGGCTTGGGGCATTCTTCTCCGCATGCAGCTGGTTGCGCTCGGGCCCTGATGAGATTGTAAGCCCCTGAGGCCAAAACACTCATTAATACGATTCCTTTTCccgccaaaaagaaaaaaaagatgtGCTCGTTTTATGGTAGGGATGAGATCTACATGGAATAAAATCTGCACCCTACCCACAGATCTCCCGTGTCGCTCCCGCGAGCGGCGCGGGAGCAAAACCTAGCGGCGCCGCCACCAGCCCTCATCCCatccctcccctccctcgccgCTGCCGGAGGGCGCCGCCGGGCAAAGCCCGTGCGGTGTGGGCGGCGGCAGGGCCCTTCTCCCCTCTCGCAAGGCGCGTGAGCGGCATGGGCCGACCCTGCCAAGCAGAGAAGCGcatctcgggcgtcgtcgggttcCGGTGGCCGCAGGATGCGGAGGGCGCGGCTCGGGCTTCGCCGGGGTCCAACGGAGGGGGCGGCCAGGGCGCGTGTGCGCGATTTCGGCGCAGGCTGGCGCGGCCGGGCGCGGATCTGGCGCATCAAGGGACAGGGCGGCACGGGGACAGGCTAGCTGCGACCGCGGGCAGCGAGGCCGCGCGGGCACGGCAGGGGCGCGGCGTGTGCGGCTGTCGGTGGTTGCACGCGGTAAGGAGGAAGTGCTGATGGAGGCTGCGCGGATGTGGTGCTGCAGGGGGCTGAGGCTGGACGCCGGGGCGgccccgaagctcgggcgtcgttctCGCTGGGCGACGCGGTGGTGTTGGCTGCGGACCGGAGCGCGGCGGGTTGTGGGGCTTGGCGCTCAGATCTGGAGTCAACGTGGGTGCT
This genomic stretch from Hordeum vulgare subsp. vulgare chromosome 6H, MorexV3_pseudomolecules_assembly, whole genome shotgun sequence harbors:
- the LOC123402955 gene encoding aluminum-activated malate transporter 10-like: MEAAARDAQSGLEWRVTVPEGASVTVEYEAGPAGRAWAWLVAGVLMLGATVSGFAKKVWKIGADDPRRVVHGVKVGVALTLVSVFYYTRPLYDGVGGASMWAIMTVVVIFEYTVGGSVYKGFNRAVATASAGVLALGVNWVASKSGDKLEPFITSGSLFLLAAAATFSRFIPTVKARFDYGVTIFILTYSLVAVSGYRVDELVALAQQRLVTIAIGIFICLAVCVLIWPVWAGQELHQLTVRNMEKLAAAVEGCAEDYFAEEGAQAKSEGYNCVLNSKASEDSQANLARWEPAHGKFGFRHPYAQYTKLGAAMRQCAYCVETLNSCVGAEVQAPENVKRLLADVCTRLGAQCGRVLREASSSIANMTTSPTLDFAVADMNTAVHELQGDMRELPFTLAGEPGEASLIDAMPLFTVASLLTEISTRIENVVDAVDTMACLASFKQAEDDDDKKGDAELKMKVHPLNETDSDEPPEENKTSKPSEQA